The following coding sequences lie in one Lolium perenne isolate Kyuss_39 chromosome 2, Kyuss_2.0, whole genome shotgun sequence genomic window:
- the LOC127329843 gene encoding protein LURP-one-related 11 yields MARVHSSPLVCSSSPAAVCRSEKRKVFTLWLKSLVLNGRGCTVYDSDGLIVYRVDNYDSRCRDNICLMDLRGNIVVNILKKKLAFGKWEGFKWSGRKQDQRAWFKVARPCFQRSRRPSSSPCEFESDAGRAMRYRIDDDGGCRAGKRACCRIVDAGTGLVVAEVKRKVTAGGVALGEDVLALVVEPDVDHSLIMGLVLVYGLMNHTM; encoded by the exons ATGGCGAGGGTTCACTCTTCACCGTTGGTATGCTCGTCGTCGCCAGCGGCCGTGTGCAGGAGCGAGAAGAGGAAGGTGTTCACCCTGTGGCTGAAGTCGCTGGTGCTCAACGGGCGGGGCTGCACCGTGTACGACTCCGACGGCCTCATTGTCTACCGCGTCGACAACTACGACTCCAGGTGCAGAGACAACATCTGCCTCATGGACCTCCGCGGCAACATCGTCGTGAACATACTCAAAAAG AAGCTCGCGTTCGGCAAGTGGGAAGGGTTCAAGTGGAGCGGCCGGAAGCAGGACCAGAGGGCGTGGTTCAAGGTGGCGCGGCCGTGCTTCCAACGGAGCCGCCGCCCGTCGTCGTCGCCGTGCGAGTTCGAGAGCGACGCCGGCCGCGCCATGCGGTACAGGATCGACGACGACGGCGGGTGCCGCGCCGGGAAGCGGGCGTGCTGCAGGATCGTCGACGCCGGCACCGGGCTGGTGGTCGCGGAGGTGAAGAGGAAGGTGACGGCGGGCGGGGTGGCGCTGGGGGAGGACGTGCTCGCCCTGGTGGTGGAGCCCGACGTGGACCACTCGCTCATCATGGGGCTGGTGCTCGTCTACGGCCTCATGAATCACACCATGTGA